In the genome of Syntrophorhabdaceae bacterium, the window AGGATGTCCTGAGAATGCGCAGCTACGCCATTGAAAGGGGCGTCTTCGCCCTGGGACCCACAACGCCCGGCATCCTTGTCCCCGGTATGGGCAAGATGGGCATCATGCCCGCATCGCTCTTCGCACCGGGCCGGGTGGGAATCATCTCACGAAGCGGAACGCTTTCCTACGAGTTTGCGGGGATACTCTCCGAAAGCAACGTGGGACAGAGCACCGTCGTGGGCATGGGGGCGGACCCCGTAGTTCTCAGGAATCTTGCCGATATCCTGGAGCTTTTTGAAAGAGACAAAGATACTGATGCGGTCATCGTTGTGGGAGAGGTCGGGGGAGAGCAAGAAGAAAAAGCCGCCGGCTTCATTGCCAGGCAGATGAAGAAACCCGTTGCCGCCTACATAGCGGGCCGCTATTCGCCGCAGGGCAAGAAGATGGGCCACGCCGGCGCCATAGTGCGCGGCAGCACCGGAACCGTCCCAGGTAAACACGAGGCGCTCCGCGCCGCCGGAGTTGAGATCCTTGAGACTCCCATCGACGTCGCACAATGGGCGAGAAAACATAAATTGAAGTAGATGATAGGCACGGTGCGACAGGATAGAGAGGGCAAGAATTCCTGCATGAGTCAGCCTTTTCCCGGACGGTCCAAGGGTTTTCCGTCATTCCGGCCTTCCCCGGAATGACGACCCCTGGGGTATTCGGCAGGAGGTTGACTTTTACAATTCCTGTTTCTTCCTGTGGCCCATTGTCCATTACCCGCCTCTTTGTATCTCGCTTTACATAAGAATCTGTTCCCAACGTTGTAAAATAGTGCTAACCTTTGCAAATCACTACAATCAGGAGATCGCATGGTAATAAGCCGCAGGAAACGGTTCATCTTGATAGCTTCGGTTCTGGTCCTTCTCGCTGCCCTTTCACGGCTCGTGGGCCTTTATGTGGATTGGCTTTTCTTCGTGGAAACGGGGTATCAATTTGTATTCTCGCGGGTCATCTCCGTTGAGCTCCTTTCGGGTCTGGCTTTCGGCGCATTCGCATTCCTCTTTATTTTCGCCAATACAAGACTCATCAACAGGATAGGGTTCCCGGAAGCGAGCATCACCCTCAACGGTTATACAACGGTGTCGCTAAGCATGGACAGACTGGCAAGCCTTTCGCGGCTTCTGGGTCTTCTGGTCTGCATTTTTGTCGGCATCCTCGGGGCATTGTGGGGGGCCGGCCTTTGGGACCAGATCCTTTTCTTCCTGAACGGCGTCGCAACGGGGGTTTCCGACCCGATCTTCGGAAGGGATGTGGGGTTTTATTTCTTTAAGCTGCCCTTGTATCAATCACTGAGTTCGTACCTGGGTTTTCTCCTTTTCATGTCGCTGGTCATCAGTATTGTGTCCTACACCATCAGGCGCGGTTTTCACGTGAGCCGCTTCCAGTTCTTCATAGCAAAGGAGATACGCATCCACCTCGGTATTCTCGGCGCGCTGGTGCTTTTCAAGACAGCCTTCGGCTTTTACCTGGACAGGTTCGACCTGCTCTATGCATCCCACCAGATCATCGCCGGAGCCGGCTACACCGACGTTTATGCAAAGCTTTTTGTCTTGAACATGCTGATGTACCTCTCCGTTATCGCCGGGGCGGCCTTTGTCATCGCTTTTGCGAAGAGCAGATTCACGGCCGCCTTCTATCCCGTCGGGGCTGTCATCGCCGTTTACATTATCGGCATGGTCGTTTATCCGGGCTTGCTGCAAAACTTCAAGGTAACACCCAACGAACTCGACCTGGAAAAACCTTTTATACAGCACCACATCGCATTTACCCGGTACGGGTACGGCCTTGAAAAAATCGACCTGAAGCCTTTCAATGTTTCGTACAACCTCTCTGCAAAAGATATTCAGAAGAACGATACCACGATCAGGAACATCAGGCTCTGGGATGAAGGCCCGCTCCTCAAGACATTGAGCCAACTCCAGCAGATACGGACATACTACAAGTTCACGAGCATCGATAACGACAGGTACGGGATCGATGGAAAGTACCTGCAGGTGATGCTGTCCGCCAGGGAGCTCTCCTATGACGACCTGCCGAGCAAGTCATGGATCAACGAAAAGCTGGTCTTTACCCATGGCAACGGTGTTTCGTTGGCCCATGTGGCCAGGATCACCCCGGAGGGCCTGCCCGAGTTCGTAATGAAGGACATACCACCCGCTTCCACCACGAAAGACATAAAGGTGACCACCCCCGAGATCTATTTCGGTGAGCTTACCGGCAGCTATGCCATCGCAAATACACGAATCCCCGAGTTCAGCTATCCCACCGCCGAGGGCAATGTCTACAGTTCCTACAAAGGGTCCGGCGGTGTGGCCTTCGATTCGATCTTCAAAAGGCTGGTCTTTGCATCCCATTTTAAAGATGCCAAGATACTTCTCTCGTCAGACATCAAGCCCGACAGCCGCATCCTGTATTTCCGCAACATAACGGAAAGGGTTCGCAAGGCAACGCCCTTCCTCTCCCTGGACCAGGACCCCTACATGGTCATATCCGACTCGGGAAAGCTTTACTGGATGATCGACGCATACACGGTTTCAACACGCCTGCCCTATTCCAGGCAACTGCGCAACAGGGTAAACTACATGAGAAACTCCGTCAAGGTGACCGTCGACGCATACAACGGCGCGATCAAGTACTACCTGAGCGATCCCGACGACCCCATCGCAAAGGTATACAACGCCATATTCCCCGGTCTCTTTCAGAATCTCAACGCAATGCCGGAAGACTTGAGGAGACACATACGTTATCCAAGGGACCTTTTCAAGACCCAGGCATCCCTCTATGCCACCTATCATATGGACGATCCGAAGACGTTCTACAACAAAGAGGACCTCTGGGAGATCCCTTCTTATGGCGACAAATCGATGGAACCCTACTACCTGATCATGAAGCTCCCCGGCGAAAAAGCCGAGGAGTATGTGCTTCTCGCCCCTTACACACCGGCCAAACGGGACAATCTCGCGGCATGGTTCGCCGCCCGGTGTGATGCCCCCAACTATGGGAAACTGATCGTCTACACCTTCCCCAGAGACCGCCTTATCTACGGCCCGAGGCAGATCGACGCACGCATCGACCAGGATTCCTACATATCCCAGCAACTCACGCTCTGGGGACAGAGAGGGTCCCAGGTCATACGGGGCAGTCTCCTGATCATCCCCGTGGAGTCGGCCTTGCTCTATATCCAGCCGCTTTTCCTCTCTGCGGCGGACAAGGGCGGACTGCCGGAACTAAGTCGGGTCATCGTGGCCTACGAGAACAATGTCGTCATGGAGGAAAGTCTCGAGGCGGCCTTTCAAAAGATATTCGGCGGCAGGGGATTGGCTCCTTCCGCGGCGCAGGCAAAAGGCGCACCGTCGTCCTCCTCAAGTATCAATGATCTGGCCAAACAGGCCAGCAGCACATTCGAACGCATGATGCAGCTCCAACGCCAGGGAGACTGGGCCGGCTACGGAGACCAGTTGAAGAAACTGGAAAAGCTGCTCAAAAATATGACAAAATGAAAACAACGTCTCGGCACAGTTGCTGAGACCTGAAACTGTCTTTTCGGTCAGGAGGTTTGGATGCCGCGTGTTAAGCTTCAGGAGCAAAGGATGTACGAATTCACCATTCCGATGACTCTCCATCCCCGGGATATCAATTATGGAGGGCATCTGGGGAATGACTCTCTCGTTACCCTCGCAGGCACCGCCCGTGCGCAGATGTTCCATTCCATGGGGTTCAGCGAAGGCGATCTCGGCGACGGCAAGACGGGGATAATCATGGCCGATCTCGCCGTCAATTACAGGGCGGAGGCCTTCATCTTCGACGAGATACACATCGATACCCATATCGGGGAGATGCGTTCCGGGGGTTTCCGTATCTTCCATCGCGTAATGAAGGCGGACACCCTTATCGCCCTGACAGAAGCCGGTGTCGTTACCTTCGATTACACGACGCACCGCATCGCACACGTGCCGGAAGTCTTTACAAAAACGGTCGAGAAGATCCAGAACAAATCGATATAGAAGCCTCGCGCCTGCCCGCCTTAGTGACATCA includes:
- the sucD gene encoding succinate--CoA ligase subunit alpha; amino-acid sequence: MSILMNDSTRVIVQGITGRIGSAQTHWMLEYGTRVVGGVTPGKGGTNVEGVPVFNSVLEAVKETGANASVFFVPAAFVLDAFLETIDAGVKLIVIVPEHIPVKDVLRMRSYAIERGVFALGPTTPGILVPGMGKMGIMPASLFAPGRVGIISRSGTLSYEFAGILSESNVGQSTVVGMGADPVVLRNLADILELFERDKDTDAVIVVGEVGGEQEEKAAGFIARQMKKPVAAYIAGRYSPQGKKMGHAGAIVRGSTGTVPGKHEALRAAGVEILETPIDVAQWARKHKLK
- a CDS encoding UPF0182 family protein gives rise to the protein MVISRRKRFILIASVLVLLAALSRLVGLYVDWLFFVETGYQFVFSRVISVELLSGLAFGAFAFLFIFANTRLINRIGFPEASITLNGYTTVSLSMDRLASLSRLLGLLVCIFVGILGALWGAGLWDQILFFLNGVATGVSDPIFGRDVGFYFFKLPLYQSLSSYLGFLLFMSLVISIVSYTIRRGFHVSRFQFFIAKEIRIHLGILGALVLFKTAFGFYLDRFDLLYASHQIIAGAGYTDVYAKLFVLNMLMYLSVIAGAAFVIAFAKSRFTAAFYPVGAVIAVYIIGMVVYPGLLQNFKVTPNELDLEKPFIQHHIAFTRYGYGLEKIDLKPFNVSYNLSAKDIQKNDTTIRNIRLWDEGPLLKTLSQLQQIRTYYKFTSIDNDRYGIDGKYLQVMLSARELSYDDLPSKSWINEKLVFTHGNGVSLAHVARITPEGLPEFVMKDIPPASTTKDIKVTTPEIYFGELTGSYAIANTRIPEFSYPTAEGNVYSSYKGSGGVAFDSIFKRLVFASHFKDAKILLSSDIKPDSRILYFRNITERVRKATPFLSLDQDPYMVISDSGKLYWMIDAYTVSTRLPYSRQLRNRVNYMRNSVKVTVDAYNGAIKYYLSDPDDPIAKVYNAIFPGLFQNLNAMPEDLRRHIRYPRDLFKTQASLYATYHMDDPKTFYNKEDLWEIPSYGDKSMEPYYLIMKLPGEKAEEYVLLAPYTPAKRDNLAAWFAARCDAPNYGKLIVYTFPRDRLIYGPRQIDARIDQDSYISQQLTLWGQRGSQVIRGSLLIIPVESALLYIQPLFLSAADKGGLPELSRVIVAYENNVVMEESLEAAFQKIFGGRGLAPSAAQAKGAPSSSSSINDLAKQASSTFERMMQLQRQGDWAGYGDQLKKLEKLLKNMTK
- a CDS encoding thioesterase family protein, with product MPRVKLQEQRMYEFTIPMTLHPRDINYGGHLGNDSLVTLAGTARAQMFHSMGFSEGDLGDGKTGIIMADLAVNYRAEAFIFDEIHIDTHIGEMRSGGFRIFHRVMKADTLIALTEAGVVTFDYTTHRIAHVPEVFTKTVEKIQNKSI